TCTTaaaattttttgtattgttttgaatAATTGTCCTATAGAGGCTTCTTTGCTCCTGACTGTGATCTcagtggatctctccactctctgTTGTTCTCTGCAATCACCAGCAGAACTGTAACAGACAGTACAGCTGCACTGCCATATCCAGTTGCACGAGCTGCTGTCTAGACCCAGGCCCTGTAGCTGTGTAAGGAACTTGCTGAGAATGAGCTGTAGATGATAAATAGCATTCTTATGTAGTTGCATAATTGCAGAGAGTCATATCAGACAGGCAGGTTggagaaaatgaaagatttgGCTATCAACTCACAGCACTTAACAACGGACGTCAGTGTCACAGGGTTTTAGTTCTACAAGCTGAAGGAAGTGAATTTCTTCAGGACTGGAACAAAGGTTATCTTCCTACAGCAAGTGAGgatcacagacagaaaaaaagaaaggttaaGAATATTCCTGAATAACATTACAGCACATGACTTTTAGGTCCAAGGTCATAGATGCCATGTCCTGGTGCTTTCCAGGAGTGAACACTTATCTTTGTTGCATGTACCATATGcgtgtcacttttttttatacagaatgtGCAAGAAATACAAATCACTGCAATGTggactaaaataataaatgtacaatatacagtatatgagtgaCTTTGTAACTTTTTCCCTAGTCATTTTGTTTGAACagatttacaattaaaaaatggTGCTAGAAAAAATGCTGTAGGAACTGATGTGTTAAAGGCTAAAGTTACCTCACTGAATCAGTCTATACATCAATGTCCATATCTTAGTGTCTCTAAAACGTTAAAGCATAGCTTGATCTCTCGTAATGATGGGTAGTTCAATTAACAACagtatttaatttgatttcagAAAATTGTACAAGATATAAGCTACTTGATTACTAatggtttgtttgctttttctcAGTATCCTGGATCTTTTACACTGAATCTCTATGgccttaatattttttttctgaaattttttaacatcaaatttCAATTATGGAATTCTGAAATTATGTTTTAAGACATTTCAAGATTCATATTGATTTTTGTCATCAActtcacatttacacattttttttcaagcaTTAGAAAATTTACTTTCAGACTATATGTTGACTCTGagattttgtaattttgtaataTCAGAGTCAACATTGTAACTTttctgtaaacaacaacaacaaaaacaatgctACTATTACTGTtgctacaacaacaacaacaacaactactactactactaataataataacaacaacaacaataatgtcaatataataataataatcacaacaacaacaacaacaataataataataataataataataataataataataataataataataataataataataataaaattcagaTCGTTTTTCATTCGTTCTCTGTTTTCCTATAGACACGAGGTTAAGCAATCACATTACcgaagcagtgttttttttttcaatttctttatttttatcaattaattaattttatttttttaaacgaagACAAATCTCGGATGTACAAAGACATCCCTTTAACATCGCCATTCATACACCTCAGATGAAAATAGAAGTCAATTAAGGGGCCAATCTTCTGTGAGAAAAAGTAAAAGTTAACCATATAATTTACAGatcctccaaacacacacacacacacacacacacacacacacacacacacacacacacacacacacacacacacagagagagagagagagagagagagagagagagagagagagagagagagagagagagagagagagagagagagagagagagtttcatTGTAATTCATTGACTTGTTCAAAAATGCTGGGTTTAAAAAGGGAGAAGAAAAGAGCGGACATTCATGAGTACAGATGCCCTCTGTACGGTAAAAAGCCACTATGTGCCTTTTGTCTGTGCAGTGTTAAACGGTTTTAAAAGGAAGGGTTAACGCAATCCATCAAATTGTCTGAAATTGTGGGGAAATTTCTAAAAACCATATGGCCCGCAAGCGTTTGCGTCTTTATCCATACGCCGGGACGCGCTTGTTTCAGTATGGCGCGCCGCAGGAGGCACTTTCTCAGCTATTCACACTTGTCACATCAGCCTTCATGCTTTTTAGGCCAAAATTACGGCCTCGTCTGTGCGCGAACAAAAAAGCAAGAGAGACAAACTGGACCCAAACTTTGTGGTTTTTGTGGCTTCCTTTCTCCGCAGACTCCCAGATTGGTGTTTCTCACATAAATTTCGGCCCCGAATGGGCAAAACACACGATGCCGGGTCAAAAAGCCGAGACACGCTTATAGAGggaacagaaagaagaaagcaCAGCCAACTGCTTTGAAACAGAATAGAAACAATAGCAAGAATGCCTGGAAAACGAATAAGGCAAGAAAGATGCGGCACTTAGCGTTTGCTAAAGAGTATGCCCACgtttttttgttatctttttcacactgttttttttaaccccagGCTGCACACAGTTAGTTAACTAGAATGACAAACATGTCTAATGAAGTAAAAGATGCACCTGGCCagaaagaaaagggaagaaaaaacaaaacaaagaaacactTTCTCATACCAGATTTGTTCCTATAAGGTAAAgcaggagttttttttaaatctcttattatgtgattatgtgatCGCCtgaaaaacatattaaaaaaccaaaaagcaaaactaaaacactttaatttaaactcagaaaaaaaagatgtgacTTAATGTGAATACCATGTGAACACATAGGCGAAATCCAGAATACGTAGAAAGTATTAATCATGTGCAAACAATCACGTGGATAAAAGTGCGTCAACTTGAATGTCTATTTTTCTCTTGCGCTCTGGTGTCTAGTGCAGTTTGTTTTGTACGCATTAATTCGTGCGAAAAGAATTATtcgtttttaaatgaaacacaacTTAATCCTTCTTGTTTGCTAAGTGAGATgaaataatcattaataataattataatatataataattaaagcaACACGAATAAGAATATAGACAACTTTAATTGTTTGTAAATAATCAGTTTTATTctcaaaacacattaaaacgaAATCTATAGAATAAAACAATGCCAAGATTTAAGGCACTTATAGAGGTAATAGGTTTTGATCCGACAATATTATACAACCCTCATTGTACAAACAGGATAAACCCATCTGTTATAAATACTCGTAGATGAGTTCAGTCATTTGTTCTGTTTCATCAGAATCCCATAAAGACTGTAAATCAAACCCCACGCACAAACATGGGAGTGAAACGACATGTGTATAGACACAGCATGACAAAATGTGGGAATATAGTCATCCATGATATTATAAACAGAACAGGAATAGTAATGAAAAAGCAGATTTGGAGCAGTCTGTCATTTATTATCTCGCACCACCCGGGTGAGCAATCAGTCATCCACGTCTATTTCCACGTCCTCGTCTTCAGATTCAGTGTGACTTGTGTGGTCTGAAAAGCAGGACGACGTGGAGCGCAACATGCACAATTTGTGCTCGCTCTGCAGCTCGTGTCTAAGCTGAGAGGACCACTGTGTTCCCATGTGTCCCTTGCTTTCTGTAGTACTTTCTTCCAGCTCACCCAGTGCGGCTGTTTCCTTTAAAGGCACGGCTCCTACTGATCTTGCCGACTCCACGTCTGCTTTCAGCTCCTCCATGTCCCGCTTCAGTTTGGCGCGGCGGTTTTGGAACCATGTGATGACTTGCGCATTGGTTAACGCCAGCTGCTGCGCGACCTGGTCTCGGTCCACGGGAGATAAATACTTCTGACGCAGAAAACGTTTCTCTAGCTCGTAAATCTGGTGGTGTGTGAACGCTGTCCTGGACTTTCTGCGCTTTTTCGGATTGCTCCTTTGGCCTAAAACACTGAGCCCATCTCTACCTGCAAAATATACACagaataatcatttaaaacttacacattttaaacctaaccctaacaactattattattattattattattattattattattattattattattattattgttgttgttgttgttgttttctttatcATACTTATTTCATGCTATTATTACTATTTGCAGGTGTTCAGACAGCACATACAAATTCAGCTTGTATATCTATATACTTCCTCTCTTCTTCGTCGTCTCTAAAAACTAGTGCTACatgatttattctttattgaAGCTTACTCTCTGCTGCTTGGATCACGCCCAGCTCCAGACCTCTGAAGGTTTTACTTGTCAGCTCCTGCAGGGCGCACAGCGGTGACGTCTGGCTCACGGGAGACGTGACGCGGCGGTTCATGCGCACAGGTGAACTCAGGTGAGCCCTTGTGCCCTCACTGGGTTTACCGAGAATGTCTGCGATGCTGAAAGGAGTGAGAGGTTTATTACAGCTCGCAGAAGGAGGAAGTCGCTCTAACGAGTTTGGCTCACAGCCCTCGCGCATCACCTTGTTCATGTGCACCTTGGCGGACGGCATGGTATCAAAAGTCGGGTTCATTTCTAAATTCGAAGATATCTCATTAGTACTTCAGTCGACATTCGAGTAGACACTCTGGTGTCATGTTCTTGATCTTAAATGAAAATCCTCTCAAAGTGAATCCAGAGGAAAGATGCCTTCAAGACGATGCGCATTCTTCCTGCAATGATGTCATCCACACAATATGgtaggtaaaaaaaatgttgcaggATGCAGATGGAGGCTCTGtgtctcctttctttctccacgAACACTTTGCGCTGTTTGGAAAGAAAATGGTGCAGTTTGAGGTTCCTTAATTAGCGGGCACGTCTCGTAGGAGGAGTTACGCGCAATGAGACCTTCAATACAGCGCTGCAGGATTCtacaatctgattggtcaggacgCCTTGATTAATTGTCtgcaacagcagctctgacaatgaGTGCAGACTACAGGATTATTAATGCGCtcattttaatgctttattttttgtatactAACAACTCATTCCCAATGAATGTAACACCTGGGGAAATGCGGGTCTGTGGAAATAATAAACTTTGGGGTGATACCAggagtattacagtatattattatttttttatttaaaaaaatcttatttattttatacttttttattcccATCCCATACTTAAATTAATCTAGGGTTAAATTGATAACCCTACAAccctaaaaaaaacacaacattaaaaacatgttgGAATGTGTGAACATGTAAAAAGGTTGatacataaatataattatgaAAGAAAAAGTGTTGATACAACAAGAATACAACAAGACTGGTAGCAGTGTGACATGTAGTGCAATACCTAAGcatatcatataaataaaaaataaatatatattataatatataaaaatatatacaaataaataatactgaaGTACTACAGTAGGATGTTATGAAATTCTTCATTTAAAGCTACTACTAAAGTTTTtgcattatgattattattattattattattatgattattattattattattattattattattattattattattattgttgttgttgttgttgttgttgttattgttattattaataacaataacaacaacaataataataatactaattaaaatatataaaccaaTTAATGAATCAATCTATAATTCTTAGTTctattacaatataatataa
This genomic window from Tachysurus fulvidraco isolate hzauxx_2018 chromosome 18, HZAU_PFXX_2.0, whole genome shotgun sequence contains:
- the lbx1b gene encoding transcription factor LBX1b — its product is MNPTFDTMPSAKVHMNKVMREGCEPNSLERLPPSASCNKPLTPFSIADILGKPSEGTRAHLSSPVRMNRRVTSPVSQTSPLCALQELTSKTFRGLELGVIQAAESRDGLSVLGQRSNPKKRRKSRTAFTHHQIYELEKRFLRQKYLSPVDRDQVAQQLALTNAQVITWFQNRRAKLKRDMEELKADVESARSVGAVPLKETAALGELEESTTESKGHMGTQWSSQLRHELQSEHKLCMLRSTSSCFSDHTSHTESEDEDVEIDVDD